A genomic segment from Agrobacterium vitis encodes:
- a CDS encoding MarR family winged helix-turn-helix transcriptional regulator, giving the protein MLFDRRQSPTYLVSQLAKEFARALQVRAEGLGFSAGQFPILLELWEEQGLTQKQLLERVAVEQATMANTLSRMERDGLIERKPHPTDRRAQLVFLTAKGEGLRDQAISAACEADEALFHGFRRFEKELMLEFIRQALENARSSENGPNI; this is encoded by the coding sequence ATGCTGTTTGATCGTCGGCAATCGCCAACCTATCTCGTGAGCCAGCTCGCCAAGGAATTTGCCCGTGCCTTGCAGGTTCGGGCCGAGGGGCTCGGCTTTTCCGCCGGTCAGTTCCCAATCCTGCTGGAGCTTTGGGAAGAGCAAGGCCTGACCCAGAAGCAATTGCTGGAGCGGGTGGCCGTGGAACAGGCGACCATGGCCAATACCCTGTCTCGCATGGAGCGCGACGGATTGATCGAACGAAAGCCGCATCCGACAGATAGGCGCGCCCAACTGGTTTTCCTGACCGCCAAGGGCGAGGGGTTGCGGGATCAGGCGATTTCCGCTGCCTGCGAGGCCGATGAGGCGCTTTTTCATGGTTTTCGACGGTTCGAGAAGGAATTGATGCTGGAATTCATCCGCCAGGCACTGGAAAATGCCCGCAGTAGCGAAAATGGCCCAAATATTTGA
- a CDS encoding M20/M25/M40 family metallo-hydrolase, producing the protein MTDLAPILAEADKALPQSLDRLFDLVRIASISTDPAYKADCRKAAEWLANELTDLGFTASVRDTPGHPMVVGHHDADRADAPHVLFYGHYDVQPVDPLNLWENDPFEPAIKEIEPGRKVITGRGTSDDKGQLMTFVEACRAYKAVHGGLPIKITILFEGEEESGSPSLKPFLAANAGELKCDFALVCDTGMWDRETPAIAAALRGLVGEEVTVTAADRDLHSGLFGGAAANPIHILAKVLADLHDETGRVTIDGFYEGVEETPANIKASWEKLGRTADTFLNDVGLSIPSGEKGRSVLELTWARPTAEVNGITGGYTGEGFKTVIASKASAKVSFRLVGEQDPAKIRENFRAFVTARIPGDCSVEFQEHGASPAIQLPYDSAFLTKAKSALSDEWPKPAEVIGMGGSIPIVGDFQTILGMDSLLVGFGLVDDRIHSPNEKYELASFHKGIRSWIRILDALAH; encoded by the coding sequence ATGACCGATCTAGCCCCCATTCTCGCCGAGGCCGACAAGGCGCTGCCGCAGAGCCTTGATCGGCTTTTCGACCTTGTGCGTATTGCCTCGATTTCCACCGACCCGGCCTATAAGGCCGATTGCCGCAAGGCAGCGGAATGGCTGGCGAATGAGCTGACGGACCTTGGCTTTACTGCCTCCGTGCGCGACACGCCCGGTCACCCGATGGTCGTTGGCCATCACGATGCTGACCGCGCGGACGCGCCACATGTGCTGTTTTACGGCCATTACGATGTGCAGCCGGTCGATCCGCTCAATCTTTGGGAAAACGATCCGTTCGAGCCTGCCATCAAGGAAATCGAGCCGGGCCGTAAGGTGATCACCGGCCGCGGCACCTCTGATGACAAGGGCCAATTGATGACCTTTGTCGAGGCCTGCCGGGCCTATAAGGCCGTGCATGGCGGCTTGCCTATCAAGATCACCATTCTGTTCGAGGGCGAGGAAGAATCCGGCTCGCCTTCGCTAAAGCCATTTCTTGCGGCCAATGCGGGTGAGCTGAAATGCGATTTCGCCCTGGTCTGCGACACCGGGATGTGGGACCGCGAGACCCCGGCGATTGCAGCGGCCCTGCGCGGCCTGGTCGGCGAGGAAGTGACCGTGACGGCGGCGGATCGCGATCTGCATTCCGGCCTGTTCGGCGGAGCTGCGGCCAATCCGATCCACATTCTCGCCAAGGTGCTGGCCGACCTGCATGACGAGACGGGCCGGGTCACCATTGATGGTTTCTACGAGGGTGTTGAGGAAACGCCGGCCAATATCAAGGCCTCCTGGGAAAAGCTGGGCCGCACCGCCGACACGTTTCTCAATGATGTCGGCCTGTCGATCCCCTCAGGCGAAAAAGGCCGCAGCGTGCTGGAATTGACCTGGGCGCGTCCGACCGCCGAAGTCAACGGCATTACCGGCGGCTATACCGGCGAAGGCTTCAAGACTGTGATCGCCTCGAAAGCGTCGGCGAAGGTTTCTTTCCGTCTGGTCGGTGAGCAAGACCCGGCGAAGATTCGCGAAAACTTCCGGGCTTTTGTCACGGCGCGCATTCCCGGCGATTGCTCGGTTGAATTTCAAGAGCATGGGGCATCACCGGCCATTCAGCTTCCGTATGATTCGGCCTTCCTGACCAAGGCTAAATCCGCTCTGTCGGATGAATGGCCAAAGCCCGCCGAAGTGATCGGCATGGGCGGCTCTATCCCGATTGTCGGGGATTTCCAGACCATTCTCGGCATGGATTCGCTGCTGGTTGGATTTGGCCTGGTGGATGACCGCATTCACTCACCCAATGAAAAGTATGAGCTGGCGTCCTTCCATAAGGGTATCCGCTCCTGGATCCGCATTCTGGACGCGCTGGCGCACTGA
- a CDS encoding YbaK/EbsC family protein, which produces MSLTSVQDFFSAHAPDITVIETEQSSATVPLAALAHGVEPDQIAKTLCLRVGDVTMLVVAAGERRLDNKKFKERFGGKPRMLGAEEVVALTGHPVGGVCPFGLATPLPVFCDMSLQRFDIVVPAAGATNSAVKIAPQRIADLTGAEWVDVCQ; this is translated from the coding sequence ATGAGCCTTACATCCGTCCAAGATTTCTTTTCGGCCCATGCGCCGGATATAACCGTGATTGAAACCGAGCAAAGCTCGGCCACCGTGCCTTTGGCTGCCTTGGCGCATGGTGTTGAGCCGGATCAGATCGCCAAGACCCTCTGTTTGCGGGTTGGTGACGTCACAATGCTGGTGGTTGCCGCAGGCGAACGGCGGCTGGACAACAAGAAGTTCAAGGAGCGGTTCGGGGGCAAGCCCCGTATGCTGGGAGCGGAGGAGGTCGTGGCGCTGACCGGCCATCCGGTGGGTGGCGTTTGTCCTTTCGGGCTGGCGACGCCGCTTCCGGTGTTTTGCGATATGTCTTTGCAGCGTTTCGACATTGTCGTCCCGGCTGCCGGTGCCACCAATTCCGCCGTCAAGATCGCGCCGCAACGCATAGCCGATCTCACCGGGGCTGAGTGGGTTGATGTCTGCCAGTAA
- a CDS encoding PBP1A family penicillin-binding protein: MAGMKKSRNRIEPRLGDAENEDGDEIRLDSNDRVLGGRSASAGKKMPATSSKRSKEVADPRPKREKVRSGGLLGGIRRLFYWCVVLGIWGTIGVVGLVIYFAAQMPSASSWTVPARAPNIKIVSVDGALIANRGVTGGEALSIDEMSPYLPEAIVAIEDKRFYHHFGVDFIGVGRAFVTNILLGHKAQGGSTITQQLARNLFLSPKKTFERKVQEVLLSLWLEQKYTKDQILAMYLNRVYFGDNAYGVEAASRRYFNTSARDVNLGEAALLAGLVQAPSRLSPVNDPKPAQDRAKIVLGAMREQGYITDSDFDRAMKQSPDHAKRQADGAGQYVADMVAGQLKGLIGEVKQDIVVTTTIDPTLEDAAQAAIAATLDKDGKKSNASQAALVAIDGNGAVRALVGGRDYATSQFNRAVTAKRQPGSAFKPFVYAAAMEIGDTPSTVRNDGPVKIGNWTPENYEQKYNGPVTLSYAFAHSLNTVAAQLVMEVGPDQVIKLAHRLGVESDLQSNASIALGTSEVSLLELTAAYAPFMNGGYKATPHVISQIADADGKVLYTADYGEPPRVLNQQVVGQMTRMMESVMTEGTGKAAKLKNWQAAGKTGTTQSFRDALFVGFTSNLTTGVWFGNDDGAPMKKVTGGGLPAKTWKDFMTVAHKGLTPVPLFGDPTPQTEESPSLTTMIQQVLSGTPSTPAPADQENSYPPAPPAPVNTPGPLSGNASGTQPGDANQAYPPQARQIPNQNTGQIPGQAPLQPRPPVNPRDGAVLEGRVPPGALRRNDPMPEDGYPGEDPDSNPYGADGGYAPPADVGEGQQPHAQTRGDGKTTLLDVIMGR; encoded by the coding sequence ATGGCAGGCATGAAAAAGTCACGAAACCGCATTGAGCCCAGGCTTGGCGACGCTGAGAATGAGGATGGTGACGAGATCAGGCTCGACAGCAATGATCGCGTGCTCGGCGGACGCTCGGCTTCGGCTGGGAAAAAAATGCCGGCCACCAGTTCCAAACGGTCGAAAGAGGTTGCCGATCCGCGCCCGAAGCGGGAGAAAGTCCGGTCCGGCGGCCTCTTGGGTGGTATCCGCAGGCTGTTCTACTGGTGCGTGGTGCTGGGCATATGGGGAACGATCGGCGTCGTTGGCCTGGTCATTTATTTTGCCGCCCAGATGCCGAGCGCCAGTTCCTGGACCGTGCCGGCTCGCGCGCCGAATATCAAGATTGTCTCTGTCGATGGCGCATTGATCGCCAATCGCGGTGTCACCGGTGGCGAAGCCTTGTCCATCGATGAAATGTCGCCCTATCTGCCGGAAGCAATCGTGGCGATTGAGGACAAACGGTTTTACCACCATTTCGGTGTCGATTTCATCGGGGTTGGCCGCGCCTTCGTCACCAATATTCTGCTGGGCCATAAGGCCCAAGGCGGATCGACCATCACGCAGCAATTGGCCCGAAACCTGTTTCTGTCGCCCAAGAAGACCTTTGAGCGCAAAGTGCAGGAAGTGCTGCTGTCACTGTGGCTGGAGCAAAAATATACCAAGGATCAGATCCTGGCCATGTATCTGAACCGGGTCTATTTTGGCGACAATGCTTATGGCGTCGAAGCGGCATCGCGTCGCTATTTCAATACCTCTGCGCGTGACGTCAATCTGGGTGAAGCGGCACTTTTGGCCGGCCTGGTTCAGGCGCCATCGCGGTTGTCGCCGGTCAATGATCCAAAGCCAGCCCAGGATCGGGCCAAGATCGTGCTGGGCGCCATGCGCGAACAGGGCTACATCACGGACAGCGACTTTGACCGCGCCATGAAACAGTCCCCGGACCACGCCAAGCGGCAGGCCGATGGTGCAGGCCAATATGTGGCCGATATGGTGGCGGGCCAGTTGAAAGGGCTGATCGGCGAGGTCAAGCAGGACATTGTCGTGACCACGACCATCGATCCGACGCTGGAGGATGCGGCGCAGGCAGCAATTGCCGCCACGCTGGACAAGGACGGCAAGAAATCCAATGCCTCGCAAGCGGCTCTTGTCGCCATTGATGGCAATGGCGCGGTGCGCGCTTTGGTCGGTGGTCGGGATTATGCGACCAGTCAGTTCAACCGGGCCGTAACCGCCAAACGGCAGCCGGGTTCGGCTTTCAAGCCTTTCGTTTATGCCGCCGCCATGGAAATCGGCGATACACCCAGCACTGTGCGCAATGACGGTCCGGTGAAGATCGGTAATTGGACGCCAGAAAACTACGAGCAGAAATACAACGGACCGGTGACGCTTTCCTACGCATTCGCCCATTCGCTGAACACTGTGGCCGCCCAACTGGTGATGGAAGTCGGCCCGGATCAGGTCATCAAGCTTGCCCACCGGCTCGGCGTCGAATCGGATCTGCAAAGCAATGCGTCGATTGCGCTTGGCACGTCGGAAGTGTCGCTGCTGGAACTGACGGCAGCCTATGCGCCCTTCATGAATGGCGGATACAAGGCAACCCCGCATGTGATCAGCCAGATTGCCGATGCCGATGGCAAGGTGCTTTACACAGCCGATTACGGCGAGCCGCCACGGGTGCTCAATCAGCAGGTTGTCGGGCAGATGACCCGGATGATGGAATCTGTGATGACCGAGGGCACCGGCAAGGCGGCCAAGCTCAAGAATTGGCAGGCGGCTGGCAAGACCGGGACGACGCAATCATTCCGCGATGCTTTGTTTGTCGGCTTTACCAGCAATCTCACCACCGGCGTCTGGTTCGGCAATGACGACGGGGCGCCGATGAAGAAGGTGACCGGCGGCGGTCTTCCTGCCAAGACCTGGAAGGATTTCATGACGGTTGCCCATAAAGGCCTGACACCGGTGCCGTTGTTTGGCGATCCGACGCCACAGACCGAGGAAAGCCCGTCGCTGACGACGATGATCCAGCAGGTCCTGTCCGGCACGCCGTCCACGCCTGCCCCCGCCGATCAGGAAAACAGCTATCCGCCGGCACCACCAGCGCCTGTTAACACCCCGGGTCCGCTGTCCGGCAATGCTTCCGGCACTCAGCCTGGCGATGCCAACCAGGCCTATCCACCTCAGGCACGCCAGATACCAAACCAGAATACGGGACAAATCCCGGGCCAGGCCCCATTACAGCCGCGTCCGCCGGTCAATCCACGCGATGGCGCCGTTCTGGAGGGCCGGGTGCCGCCGGGGGCTTTGCGCCGCAACGATCCGATGCCTGAGGATGGCTATCCGGGTGAAGATCCCGACAGCAATCCTTACGGTGCCGATGGTGGCTATGCGCCTCCGGCTGACGTGGGTGAAGGACAACAGCCCCACGCGCAGACCCGTGGCGATGGAAAAACCACGTTGCTGGACGTGATCATGGGGCGGTAA
- the dnaK gene encoding molecular chaperone DnaK: protein MAKVIGIDLGTTNSCVSVMDGKDAKVIENSEGARTTPSMVAFSDDGERLVGQPAKRQAVTNPTNTLFAVKRLIGRRYEDPTVEKDKGLVPFPIVKGDNGDAWVEAQGKGYSPAQISAMILQKMKETAEAYLGEKVEKAVITVPAYFNDAQRQATKDAGRIAGLEVLRIINEPTAAALAYGLDKTEGKTIAVYDLGGGTFDISVLEIGDGVFEVKSTNGDTFLGGEDFDMRLVEYLAAEFKKEQGIELKNDKLALQRLKEAAEKAKIELSSSQQTEINLPFITADASGPKHLTMKLTRAKFENLVDDLVQRTVAPCKAALKDAGVTAADIDEVVLVGGMSRMPKVQEVVKQLFGKEPHKGVNPDEVVAMGAAIQAGVLQGDVKDVLLLDVTPLSLGIETLGGVFTRLIDRNTTIPTKKSQVFSTADDNQQAVTIRVSQGEREMAQDNKLLGQFDLVGLPPSPRGVPQIEVTFDIDANGIVQVSAKDKGTGKEQQIRIQASGGLSDADIEKMVKDAEANAEADKNRRAVVEAKNQAESLVHSTEKSVKDYGDKVSAEDRKAIEDAIAALKASVETSEPNAEDIQAKTQTLMEVSMKLGQAIYESQQAEGGAEGGPSGHHDDGIVDADYEEVKDDNTKKSA, encoded by the coding sequence ATGGCAAAAGTAATCGGTATCGACCTTGGAACGACCAATTCCTGCGTTTCTGTCATGGACGGCAAGGATGCGAAGGTCATTGAAAATTCAGAGGGCGCGCGCACTACGCCGTCCATGGTGGCCTTTTCGGACGATGGTGAGCGCCTTGTCGGCCAGCCGGCCAAGCGCCAGGCGGTGACAAACCCCACCAACACACTCTTCGCTGTCAAGCGCCTGATTGGCCGCCGCTACGAAGATCCGACCGTTGAAAAGGACAAGGGCCTCGTGCCTTTCCCGATCGTCAAGGGCGACAATGGTGATGCCTGGGTCGAAGCTCAGGGCAAAGGTTACTCGCCAGCCCAGATCTCTGCGATGATCTTGCAGAAGATGAAGGAAACGGCAGAAGCTTACCTCGGCGAAAAGGTCGAAAAGGCTGTTATCACCGTTCCCGCTTACTTCAATGACGCCCAGCGTCAGGCCACCAAGGATGCAGGCCGCATCGCTGGTCTCGAAGTTCTGCGCATCATCAACGAGCCAACCGCTGCGGCTCTGGCTTACGGTCTCGATAAGACCGAAGGCAAGACCATTGCCGTTTACGACTTGGGCGGTGGTACCTTCGATATTTCCGTTCTGGAAATCGGCGATGGCGTGTTTGAAGTGAAGTCCACCAACGGCGACACCTTCCTCGGTGGTGAAGACTTCGACATGCGTTTGGTCGAATATTTGGCTGCCGAGTTCAAGAAGGAACAGGGCATTGAGCTGAAGAACGACAAGCTCGCTTTGCAGCGTCTGAAGGAAGCCGCTGAAAAGGCCAAGATCGAACTGTCTTCGTCGCAGCAGACCGAAATCAACCTGCCGTTCATCACCGCTGACGCTTCTGGTCCAAAGCATTTGACCATGAAGCTGACCCGCGCCAAGTTCGAAAACCTGGTGGACGATCTGGTTCAGCGCACTGTTGCACCGTGCAAGGCAGCCCTCAAGGATGCTGGCGTCACCGCCGCTGACATTGATGAAGTTGTTCTGGTTGGCGGCATGAGCCGCATGCCAAAGGTGCAGGAAGTTGTGAAGCAGCTGTTCGGCAAGGAGCCACACAAGGGTGTGAACCCGGACGAAGTGGTTGCCATGGGTGCTGCCATTCAGGCTGGCGTTCTGCAGGGCGACGTCAAGGACGTTCTGCTGCTCGACGTTACCCCGCTGTCGCTCGGCATTGAAACCCTCGGCGGTGTCTTCACCCGTCTGATCGACCGTAACACGACGATCCCGACCAAGAAGAGCCAGGTGTTCTCGACCGCTGACGACAATCAGCAGGCCGTGACCATCCGCGTGTCTCAGGGTGAGCGCGAAATGGCGCAGGACAACAAGCTGCTCGGCCAGTTCGACCTCGTTGGTCTGCCACCATCACCACGCGGCGTTCCACAGATCGAAGTGACCTTCGATATCGACGCCAACGGTATTGTGCAGGTCTCGGCCAAGGACAAGGGCACCGGCAAGGAACAGCAGATCCGCATTCAGGCCTCCGGTGGTCTGTCGGATGCTGACATCGAGAAGATGGTCAAGGACGCTGAAGCCAATGCTGAAGCCGACAAGAACCGTCGCGCTGTGGTTGAAGCCAAGAACCAAGCTGAAAGCCTTGTTCACTCCACCGAGAAGTCGGTGAAGGATTACGGTGACAAGGTATCGGCAGAGGACCGCAAGGCGATCGAGGATGCGATTGCAGCCCTGAAGGCGTCGGTTGAAACCTCGGAGCCGAACGCCGAGGACATTCAGGCCAAGACCCAGACCTTGATGGAAGTGTCCATGAAGCTTGGTCAGGCGATCTACGAGTCCCAGCAGGCCGAAGGCGGTGCCGAGGGTGGGCCAAGTGGTCACCATGATGATGGCATCGTCGATGCCGATTATGAAGAAGTGAAGGACGACAACACGAAGAAGTCTGCTTGA
- the dnaJ gene encoding molecular chaperone DnaJ yields the protein MAKADFYETLGVSKTADEKELKSAFRKLAMKFHPDKNPGDAESERKFKEINEAYETLKDPQKRAAYDRFGHAAFEQGGMGGAGGGGGFAGGGFSDIFEDIFGEMMGGGRGGGARGRSSGGRERGADLRYNMEISLEEAFTGKTAQIRVPTSITCEVCSGSGAKPGTKPTTCATCQGSGRVRAAQGFFSIERTCPTCQGRGQTISDPCGKCHGQGRVTEERQLSVSIPSGIEDGTRIRLQGEGEAGLRGGPSGDLYIFLSVKPHQFFQREGADLYCSVPISMTTAALGGTFDVTTLDGTKSRVTVPDGTQPGKQFRLKGKGMPVLRSAQMGDLYIQIQIETPQKLTKRQRELLQEFDQISSKENNPESTGFFARMKEFFEG from the coding sequence ATGGCAAAAGCAGATTTCTACGAGACCCTCGGTGTCTCCAAAACCGCAGATGAAAAAGAGCTGAAAAGCGCCTTCCGCAAGCTGGCGATGAAGTTTCACCCGGACAAAAATCCGGGTGATGCGGAATCCGAGCGGAAGTTCAAGGAAATCAACGAGGCCTATGAAACGCTGAAGGACCCGCAAAAACGGGCCGCCTATGACCGTTTCGGACACGCTGCCTTTGAGCAGGGTGGCATGGGCGGTGCTGGTGGCGGTGGTGGTTTTGCCGGCGGCGGCTTCTCGGATATTTTCGAGGACATCTTTGGCGAGATGATGGGCGGCGGTCGTGGCGGCGGTGCGCGTGGACGCTCCAGCGGCGGCCGTGAACGTGGTGCCGACCTGCGCTACAATATGGAAATTTCGCTGGAGGAAGCCTTTACCGGCAAGACGGCGCAGATCCGGGTTCCGACCTCGATTACCTGCGAAGTCTGTTCCGGTTCGGGCGCCAAGCCCGGCACCAAGCCGACCACCTGCGCCACTTGCCAGGGGTCTGGCCGGGTGCGGGCTGCTCAGGGCTTCTTTTCCATCGAGCGGACCTGCCCGACCTGCCAGGGCCGGGGCCAGACGATCAGCGATCCCTGCGGCAAGTGCCACGGCCAGGGCCGCGTTACGGAAGAGCGTCAGCTGTCCGTTTCCATTCCGTCCGGTATTGAAGATGGAACGCGCATTCGTCTTCAGGGCGAGGGCGAAGCGGGCCTGCGAGGCGGGCCTTCAGGCGATCTCTATATCTTCCTGTCGGTCAAGCCGCACCAGTTCTTCCAGCGCGAAGGTGCCGATCTCTACTGCTCTGTGCCGATCTCGATGACAACAGCCGCACTGGGCGGCACGTTCGATGTGACCACGCTGGACGGAACCAAGTCGCGGGTCACCGTGCCTGATGGTACCCAGCCCGGCAAGCAGTTCCGTTTGAAGGGCAAGGGCATGCCGGTGCTGCGCTCGGCGCAGATGGGGGATCTCTACATCCAGATCCAGATCGAGACGCCGCAGAAGCTCACCAAGCGTCAACGCGAGCTGCTGCAGGAATTCGACCAGATTTCCTCCAAGGAGAACAATCCGGAATCGACTGGATTTTTCGCCCGGATGAAAGAGTTCTTCGAGGGTTGA
- a CDS encoding SlyX family protein, producing the protein MANAKEPDPEDRLIRLEETVAYQAKTIEELSDQLTEQWKVVEQTRAKLDRLTERFLSLEEQSADSVPITKPPHY; encoded by the coding sequence ATGGCTAACGCAAAAGAGCCCGATCCAGAAGACCGCCTGATCCGGCTTGAAGAAACGGTTGCCTATCAGGCCAAGACCATCGAAGAGCTTTCGGATCAGTTGACCGAGCAGTGGAAGGTGGTGGAGCAGACCCGCGCCAAGCTTGATCGGCTGACGGAACGGTTTCTCAGTCTCGAAGAACAATCAGCCGACAGTGTGCCGATCACCAAGCCACCGCATTATTGA
- the recF gene encoding DNA replication/repair protein RecF (All proteins in this family for which functions are known are DNA-binding proteins that assist the filamentation of RecA onto DNA for the initiation of recombination or recombinational repair.), with protein MAEKTFINRLQLTDFRNYGSASLRLDSRHVVLTGNNGSGKTNLMEAVSFLSPGRGLRRAVLSDVARAGAAGGFSIFASLEGMAGDVELGTGSEVLDETAVRRLRINGATVRSVDELTDHLRVLWLTPAMDGLFTGSSSERRRFLDRLVLSIDPQHGRRASDFERAMRSRNKLLSEGRFDASWLAGIEQQMAALGIAMALARQEMMRLLAALIEQRREPETFPGAELMLSGFMDDHQGTAAIDLEDSYRDRLAGSRGRDAAAGRTLEGPHRSDLLVRHREKDMEAERCSTGEQKALLIGLILAHAELVATMTGFAPILLLDEIAAHLDEGRRAALFDRIDVLGGQAFMTGTDGQMFASLGDRAQFVTVDDGHLSL; from the coding sequence ATGGCTGAAAAAACCTTCATCAACCGGCTGCAGCTGACAGATTTCCGCAATTACGGTTCTGCCTCCTTGCGGCTCGATAGTCGGCATGTGGTGCTGACCGGCAATAACGGCTCCGGCAAGACCAATTTGATGGAAGCGGTTTCATTTCTCTCGCCAGGGCGCGGGTTGCGCCGGGCGGTCCTATCGGATGTGGCGCGGGCTGGTGCGGCAGGTGGATTTTCGATTTTTGCCAGCCTGGAGGGCATGGCCGGCGACGTGGAACTAGGCACCGGCTCGGAGGTTCTGGACGAGACGGCGGTGCGGCGTCTGCGCATCAATGGAGCCACGGTGCGCTCCGTCGATGAATTGACCGATCATCTGCGAGTCCTCTGGCTGACGCCAGCCATGGACGGTCTCTTTACCGGCTCCTCGTCCGAGCGGCGCCGGTTTCTGGATCGGCTGGTCCTGTCGATCGACCCGCAGCATGGTCGTCGCGCCAGCGATTTCGAGCGTGCCATGCGCAGCCGCAACAAACTGCTCTCTGAAGGCCGCTTCGATGCCAGTTGGCTTGCCGGGATCGAGCAGCAGATGGCAGCACTCGGCATTGCCATGGCGCTCGCCCGTCAGGAAATGATGCGCTTGCTGGCCGCCCTTATCGAGCAGCGACGGGAGCCTGAAACTTTTCCGGGAGCAGAACTGATGCTGTCGGGCTTCATGGATGACCATCAAGGCACGGCGGCTATCGATCTTGAAGACAGCTATCGCGATCGTCTGGCCGGTTCCAGGGGTAGGGATGCAGCGGCAGGCCGCACGCTGGAGGGACCACATCGCAGCGATCTTCTGGTGCGTCACCGGGAAAAAGACATGGAAGCCGAGCGTTGCTCGACCGGCGAGCAAAAGGCTCTGCTGATCGGCCTGATCCTTGCCCATGCCGAACTGGTGGCGACCATGACCGGCTTTGCGCCGATCCTGCTTTTGGATGAAATTGCCGCCCATCTCGACGAGGGCCGCCGTGCTGCCCTGTTCGACCGGATCGACGTGCTCGGCGGCCAGGCCTTCATGACCGGCACCGATGGGCAGATGTTTGCAAGTCTGGGTGATCGGGCACAATTCGTGACCGTGGATGACGGTCATCTTTCATTGTGA
- a CDS encoding molybdopterin-synthase adenylyltransferase MoeB, translating to MRQQAMEPLSPEEIQRYQRHILLPEIGGAGQQKLKAARVLVIGAGGLGAPVLQYLAAAGIGTLGIADDDHVSLSNLQRQVIHDSGTLNDLKTESAARAIARLNPHVRVIQFEQRFDADFAAIHLPGFDLLIDGSDNFDSRYAAADAGQQHCRPLVTGAVGRFEGSLTVLKPYETGPDGVLYPGYRDLFPEKPPAGLIPTCAETGIIGALTGVIGTLMAMEAIKLMTGIGEPLVGRLLMYDALSARFDTVRYRRRDSNKSTP from the coding sequence ATGCGACAACAGGCCATGGAGCCGCTTTCACCCGAAGAAATCCAGCGTTATCAACGCCACATCCTGTTGCCGGAAATCGGCGGGGCAGGCCAGCAGAAGCTGAAAGCCGCCCGCGTGCTGGTGATTGGCGCAGGCGGGCTTGGCGCGCCCGTGCTGCAATATCTGGCGGCAGCCGGTATCGGCACGCTGGGCATCGCCGATGACGATCACGTCTCGCTCTCCAATCTGCAACGGCAGGTGATCCATGATAGCGGCACGCTGAACGACCTGAAGACGGAAAGCGCCGCAAGGGCCATTGCCAGGCTCAACCCCCATGTGCGCGTGATACAGTTCGAGCAGCGCTTCGATGCGGATTTCGCGGCAATACATCTGCCCGGGTTTGATCTGCTGATCGACGGTTCGGACAATTTCGACAGCCGCTATGCCGCCGCCGATGCCGGACAACAACATTGCCGCCCATTGGTGACGGGAGCTGTCGGGCGCTTTGAAGGCTCGCTGACAGTGCTGAAACCCTATGAGACCGGGCCGGATGGGGTGCTCTATCCTGGCTACCGCGATCTTTTTCCGGAAAAGCCACCTGCGGGTCTCATTCCCACCTGCGCCGAGACCGGCATTATCGGTGCGCTGACCGGGGTGATCGGCACCTTGATGGCGATGGAAGCGATCAAACTTATGACCGGCATTGGGGAACCGTTAGTAGGGCGTCTGCTAATGTATGATGCCCTGTCCGCCCGGTTCGACACGGTGCGATACCGGCGTCGTGACAGCAACAAGTCCACGCCATGA
- a CDS encoding GNAT family N-acetyltransferase has product MVEIIQIDEHFENWDDLLALVLEAFDYMHPLIDPPSSALKLTPEALKAKAHEEIGYAALIDGKLVGCLFCRQSEADRLYVGKVAVLPGLQGQGIGRAMLKAAEGVAHACGVRHLQLETRIELDNNHRRFEKWGFHVVGEKSHPGYDRATFVLMEKPLV; this is encoded by the coding sequence ATGGTCGAGATCATTCAGATCGACGAGCATTTTGAAAATTGGGATGATCTTCTGGCGCTGGTGCTGGAAGCTTTCGACTACATGCACCCGCTGATCGATCCGCCGTCTTCGGCGTTGAAGCTGACGCCGGAAGCCCTGAAAGCCAAGGCGCATGAGGAAATCGGCTATGCCGCCCTGATCGATGGCAAGTTGGTCGGCTGTCTATTCTGCCGCCAGAGCGAGGCGGATCGGCTCTATGTCGGCAAGGTCGCCGTTCTTCCAGGCCTTCAGGGACAAGGGATTGGCCGCGCCATGCTGAAAGCGGCAGAAGGTGTTGCTCATGCCTGTGGTGTCAGGCACTTGCAGTTGGAAACGCGTATTGAGCTTGACAATAATCACAGGCGTTTCGAAAAATGGGGTTTCCATGTTGTCGGCGAAAAAAGCCATCCCGGTTATGACCGGGCAACGTTCGTGCTGATGGAAAAGCCACTCGTCTGA